From the Mangifera indica cultivar Alphonso chromosome 10, CATAS_Mindica_2.1, whole genome shotgun sequence genome, one window contains:
- the LOC123226951 gene encoding ubiquinol oxidase, mitochondrial isoform X2, giving the protein MTVMRVLLNGGRYGNRYIWTAISRRHPEVMEGNGLQSAVMQWRRMLSNAGGAEAQLKEQKEEKKDAMVSNYWGISRPKITREDGSEWPWNCFMRRYGCRAMMLETVAAVPGMVGGMLLHLKSLRKLEQSGGWIKALLEEAENERMHLMTMVELVQPKWYERLLVLAVQGVFFNSFFVLYVLSPKLAHRIVGYLEEEAIHSYTEYLKDIDSGAIKNIPAPAIAIDYWRLPKDATLKDVITVVRADEAHHRDVNHFASDVQVQGKELRDAPAPVGYH; this is encoded by the exons ATGACGGTGATGCGAGTTCTTTTAAACGGTGGGAGGTACGGAAACAGGTACATTTGGACGGCGATCTCCCGACGGCATCCGGAGGTTATGGAGGGCAACGGCTTGCAGTCGGCAGTTATGCAATGGAGGAGGATGTTGAGCAACGCCGGTGGAGCTGAAGCCCAATTGAAAGAGCAgaaagaggagaagaaagatgCGATGGTGTCCAATTATTGGGGAATTTCCAGGCCAAAGATCACTAGGGAAGACGGCTCAGAGTGGCCTTGGAACTGCTTCATG AGACGTTATGGGTGTCGGGCAATGATGCTGGAAACAGTGGCTGCTGTGCCTGGAATGGTTGGAGGCATGTTGCTGCATCTGAAGTCTCTCCGCAAGTTGGAGCAAAGTGGTGGCTGGATCAAAGCCTTGCTTGAAGAAGCAGAGAATGAGAGGATGCATCTCATGACCATGGTGGAGCTTGTGCAGCCTAAATGGTATGAGAGGCTGCTGGTTCTTGCTGTGCAGGGAGTCTTCTTTAACTCATTCTTTGTGCTTTATGTACTTTCTCCCAAACTGGCACATAGAATTGTCGGGTATTTGGAGGAGGAAGCTATCCACTCCTATACAGAATATCTCAAGGACATTGACAGTGgtgcaataaaaaatattccaGCCCCAGCTATTGCAATTGACTATTGGAGACTTCCTAAGGATGCTACCCTCAAGGATGTTATCACTGTGGTCCGTGCTGATGAGGCTCATCATCGAGATGTCAACCATTTCGCATCT GATGTACAAGTTCAGGGGAAGGAATTGAGAGATGCACCGGCCCCCGTTGGTTATCATTGA
- the LOC123226951 gene encoding ubiquinol oxidase, mitochondrial isoform X1: MTVMRVLLNGGRYGNRYIWTAISRRHPEVMEGNGLQSAVMQWRRMLSNAGGAEAQLKEQKEEKKDAMVSNYWGISRPKITREDGSEWPWNCFMPWETYRSDLSIDLKKHHVPRTFMDKFAYRTVKILRVPTDIFFQRRYGCRAMMLETVAAVPGMVGGMLLHLKSLRKLEQSGGWIKALLEEAENERMHLMTMVELVQPKWYERLLVLAVQGVFFNSFFVLYVLSPKLAHRIVGYLEEEAIHSYTEYLKDIDSGAIKNIPAPAIAIDYWRLPKDATLKDVITVVRADEAHHRDVNHFASDVQVQGKELRDAPAPVGYH; encoded by the exons ATGACGGTGATGCGAGTTCTTTTAAACGGTGGGAGGTACGGAAACAGGTACATTTGGACGGCGATCTCCCGACGGCATCCGGAGGTTATGGAGGGCAACGGCTTGCAGTCGGCAGTTATGCAATGGAGGAGGATGTTGAGCAACGCCGGTGGAGCTGAAGCCCAATTGAAAGAGCAgaaagaggagaagaaagatgCGATGGTGTCCAATTATTGGGGAATTTCCAGGCCAAAGATCACTAGGGAAGACGGCTCAGAGTGGCCTTGGAACTGCTTCATG CCATGGGAAACTTATCGGTCAGACTTATCAATTGATTTGAAGAAGCATCATGTACCAAGGACATTTATGGATAAATTTGCATACAGGACTGTGAAAATCCTTCGAGTTCCAACTGATATCTTTTTTCAG AGACGTTATGGGTGTCGGGCAATGATGCTGGAAACAGTGGCTGCTGTGCCTGGAATGGTTGGAGGCATGTTGCTGCATCTGAAGTCTCTCCGCAAGTTGGAGCAAAGTGGTGGCTGGATCAAAGCCTTGCTTGAAGAAGCAGAGAATGAGAGGATGCATCTCATGACCATGGTGGAGCTTGTGCAGCCTAAATGGTATGAGAGGCTGCTGGTTCTTGCTGTGCAGGGAGTCTTCTTTAACTCATTCTTTGTGCTTTATGTACTTTCTCCCAAACTGGCACATAGAATTGTCGGGTATTTGGAGGAGGAAGCTATCCACTCCTATACAGAATATCTCAAGGACATTGACAGTGgtgcaataaaaaatattccaGCCCCAGCTATTGCAATTGACTATTGGAGACTTCCTAAGGATGCTACCCTCAAGGATGTTATCACTGTGGTCCGTGCTGATGAGGCTCATCATCGAGATGTCAACCATTTCGCATCT GATGTACAAGTTCAGGGGAAGGAATTGAGAGATGCACCGGCCCCCGTTGGTTATCATTGA